In Larimichthys crocea isolate SSNF chromosome XXII, L_crocea_2.0, whole genome shotgun sequence, the genomic stretch ttcatgaaaaaaaaagagtagcttgtagacagagagaagcagagagacagagagagggagaaagtgatTGAGGAAGGCTGGGAGGAAAGCATTTCCCGTAATCATCATGAAGGCGGCGTTGTCCTTcccttcctgtttcttcttctcgtgTCTCAGACACAGTCCAGGTGACACGACTTGTGAACGCAGTGGATCCTCTCTGTCGTTACAGACACAGGAACTTTACTCCGCTTCGTCCAAGCCTCAACCTCTGTGCAGGATGTCTGAGGGAAACGTTACAGTGATGCCATTTGGACCTTCATCTCTGGACTTGTCCAGGCAGGAGCAACGGACGCTGACCAGACTGTACAGCCAGAACGGAGGATATCACCTGAGGATTTTACTAGATGGAACTGTGAATGGTGGCAGACAGGAAAATGACCCTTATGGTGagaaaaatatgtattatttctttctttttgatgtGTGATTGGTTGTTGTATCAGGGGCAAATTAAAATACTCCTTTGACTTTTGAAGTCCTCTAACATTATGTAATTCATAACTACTGTTTAATAATGTGACTTTTAATGCTTTACTTAAATGATGATCAAAATTCTTTATGGttgttaaaataatgataaacaaAAGGGAAGATAGGTTAAAAGTTATCTTTATGATGTGCTTTATAAAACTTTATAAAAATGGAAGAATATTAAGGTTCATAAATGGTGGAAGTTAATAATTACTTGAACAAACTGTTAAAGTCCTCTTGAGGATGGTATGCAATCACAACAGTTCTGGTAAAGCAGCTCACTTACCCTGTGTCCACATTCAGATGACAGAGCCTGTCCTGGgcaaatatttagtttagtggTTACATTGTATTTAAGTAAGATAGTCGTCCACTTTGTCCTTGGAAAGGCGATGTTATGGGAAACGgtgtcatttgttgttttacagaCATCCTGAGGATAAAGGCTGTGAGTGTCGGAGTAGTGGTCATCAAGGGCGAGATGACAGGAAGGTACCTAGCTATGAACAAAAAAGGACGCCTCTACGGATCAGTAAGTTACATTTCAAGATTCTAATTTTCGATGGAAAGATTTAAGTGTTTCAGTATCAAACCACAGTGATGAAAAGAGATCCTATTGTTCTTTTAAACTTAATATTTTTAGGAGCTGTTTTCATTACTACTCTTGTTACATCACATAATACTTATTAACTTGTCAGTATAGGTTTAAACTCACAGATTCCTGCTGTTTTGTAATAGCTCTGGTTATTTCCACAACTGCTAAACACTGGAAAGTCACAGTGCCACAGGCTGACGTCAGGATATTTCTGCTTAAAACAAATGACTGAGAGCAATACTTTGTAACTTGGAACTATTAAACAGCTGATGAGTAATGTAAGTTATAGTATAGATTAAGGAGTTAtatgacatttcttttctttacactactctgtgtgtatatttgcaCGACATTACAATGAATATACAAAAGACTGGCAATAAGTAAACTCTCCTCTGCCCCCCCTTTTATTATCCTGTCTCAGCAAGCACTGAACGATGAGTGTTACTTTCTGGAGAAGTATGAAGAAAACCACTACAACACATATTGCTCTCAGAAGTACAATTGGTATGTGGGGCTGAAGAGGAACGGCCAACCCAAAGCAGGACCAGACACCCACCAGGGTCAGAAGGCCGTCTTTTTTCTACCAAGGCCTGCAGGCAACATGTAAAGCAAGACGACAACAGGAACCATGGACACGCTCACTGAAGTCTTTAAATGCACATTAAAAGTGCAATTTTACGCTGGGCAAAGTACCCCATTTAAAAGTCACTTAAAGTCAATGTGATAGGGCAGTAAAGCCTGGGGCAAACACATGATGCTggttttacatttaattaaagctctattttaatattaatagcacaaatgtttgtttattcctCTTGTTTATCCAAAGAATATGTGATATGACTAAGCAGCTTATACTGCTCATTGATCATTCAAACTACTATCCAGAATACTTTCTGTTTATAAGCACATATACACTCTATCTCTCACTGCAGGCAGAAAATGTGGCGGTATCAGTGCACGTCAGTGTTAATAAATGGGTGTTCACTTTAAACCTTAGTATGAAATACCACTGCTGGAAGACAGCAACGGACTGCTTTTACACAGAAATACTTTCACAATTGATCACGTCTGGAACAACAAGGGAACCgacaaagcaataaaaacaaaaaagcagaccATCTGGCATTGGATTCGAACTCAAGCAAACAAATAATACAGTCCAAAGGATAAAACTGGTATAACCGCTACAAATAACAGTACTTCAGTAGGGTGGATGTTTGCTGACTTCTGAATGAATAAGAATCTTACAAGTAACTTTTAACTTCTAATCTGCTCAAGCCTGTCTGTTTCTGTAACCACTTGTGTTCTACGTGGAATGCCAGTAGACACAaatgcgaaaaaaaaaaagcacaaagttGATATGACATGATCTTTGTGCTAAAATGCTGTTTGGAAATTGTTTCTGCTAAGGATAGCCATGACAACGGTGAAACATTTGTATGATTGTATAATTCTAGCTGTATAATGTGCCAAGGTCAGCTCGTAAAGTTATTGTTGAGATGTATTTTTAAGGGAAGGAGGAACCAGAGAAGAATTATGATGACACTAATATTTGAGTGTGGCTTATTTGATTTTGGTTGTAAGGAAGGAGAGATGAACCAAATATTGACCATTCTGTCCTGGACCACAGAAGTTTCGTTTCACTGGGCAAagctgcttcacttcacagcccaACAGAGCTTTctgtaaacatatttcatttcttattGATTTATGTGTTACTGTAACATTGTACTCGGTTCATTTACTattgtgaatatttatttataatctttttttgctaataaaataaaattgaaccgACCATTGTAATGAATGATTTCAAAGCAATAACTTACTTTGTATACGTGATGTGACCACCTTTTCACAAAATAATACATATTGTATTAAATGTCTTCAATTGTATGGAATAAAGTctgcattattattcataaaaaaatatatatataatgtttttgaTTTACTGTGATTATGTTTTAAAAGACAGATGGGAACAGGAGTTTTTTAActgtgcatacatacattaaagGAACACCAGTGTCCAACACATCTGTTGCTAATCAGcttgctgtctgtgtgtgtttgtgtgtgtagcattGCATGtcaacatctgtgtttttatgaataagttacacacatacaggtgtTTACCAGAGACACATTCCTCCTCCGAgcattagaaataaaaataaaacaatttggCCACAAGGTGGCAGCATTGCTTTAGATTGAGTGACTTTTCGCTTAAGGTGGCAGTGAGGGTTTCAAAAGCTCCACTGTTTGAGTCCCAGTTTATTATGATTACACGTAAGGGTCTCACCAAATCCCAGTAAAAATAAATCGTGaataaaatctataaatctaAGAAACTGTCAACAAGCAGTGTTTAGCCAGCTGTATACGGGTTATGGCCATAGCATACGAATGAGCAAATCCTGCATCagtacacagacacaacaatgtcatgtaaatgaaatatatctgaaaaatgaattacacaGACATTAACAATTAGTTtagggaggggaaaaaactcAATGTGAAGTTAATctttcagtattttaaaaacagatccCACAACCTTTTTGATACTTTGAAACttttaaagtgacaaaaatCTTCAAATGATCGTTTTGTCTTAACCCAGGCAGCCATACAAAATCTGTGCCTGAATAAAATACAGtgtaacattaataaaatgatgatttatatCAGAACATATCTGATCAAACAAGCTGGACCAAGAAATTGAGCAAACATTCAGTGCCAACTTCCTGTACTTGGCAgatttttatacacatttttgaATTTGTTCAGCTCTAAAAAGCATTATGGTTTAATGCAGCCTTAAGGACTCTTTCTGTGAAGGTAATGTGTCTAACATCCTTGAAAAGAAAAGCCATTTTCACCAGCTTCAGTGGCGTTGCTGCTTTCTAGTTAAAATGACTGTATCCATTAAGTTGTGACAGATGATGCCAGCGAAACGCGGAGGAAGACCTCCATTCACCCTGATCAAATATTTTTGCCACATTTTTGGAAGCAATGGCATTATTCATCTAATCCACACTTAATGTGGAACGGCTGAAACAGAACATGGCCTTAAACAGTGTTTCAGAGGCCGCTGTGCCAGGAAAAAGATCCTGGAGGAAACGCTGGAACGTGGTTTAAGATGTTTGGGAGGACTGGAGCTGATTCATGGCTCCAACAAGTTCCATATTATTGTGGGATTTAAACAGAGTTGGCGAGGAACATAACAGTAGAGTTATTACTTTTCCAAGAGTGTGACAAATTACTATTTCAATTTGAGCAATAGTTCTATATTTTCCAATTTAAGAAATTACTTTCTTTGTAAATGTCAGATTAGAGCTGAATGCTTCTACTTACAATCCTACTTTCCATCCCCTGATTTGTTTCCCTGATAATATGTCATTTACTTATGCTGAAGAATGAAAATCTAGATCCTCAGTTGTCAGGGAAGTATTAACAGTACCTGACTTGCTAgtatgattatttatttgtttttttatgaattgccttttttttatttattattattaatcttatTTGACAGGGACCAAgtataataaacatttcaataCTTGAAATCTGATTCATTTTTCAGAGATATAGCTAAAAGCTAATTTCCATCCCCAATCTCCATGTCAGTATTAAATTATGTCTATTTTATGCCTTCATACTCCTATTCCTATTTTTGAGgaaaatgttgtcatttttaacTCCATTGTGTTAATCTGACAGCTATagtaagttgtttttttatgatattaCATACgatacaaacatataaacagttTATATAACATGATGCAATATTCTGGATAATTACGTGGCTTTGTTGAATACTTGATGCTGATTGGTCAATTATAGCATTCTACAGTTTGCAGTCTGTTTCTGAATAGCAGACCACTGCTATGAATAACAGAACGCTGTTGTGGATGCAGTTATGATCATGGACTCTGGAGGACcattaattattgatttatttaataagTAGCCGTGTAATAAGCAGGATAATGTACAGCAGACAGGACCATCAGGGTAAATCCAGACCAGCATTCTGCATGGCATTTCAAGGTTTATTTTGCAACAATCACCAGCTTGTTGTACATCATTTCTTAAAGTACAAACttttttctgattcattttcagtgtaAATATTTGTATGCAGGACTGGTAATGAAGTAAAGTGGAGTACTAACACCTGTGCATAAGTTAAATgtacttttccctttttttgttaCACCCCACAAAATTGGTAATTGcaccctctctctctaaatTTAGACGCATGCCTCTGTGTGAATGTCAGAGTAATCATTAGATCAACGTCTGTTATTGCAAAGGATTTTTTAGCTGGGGGCATTTTCATCCACATTTCAGACATTTCCTCCACCAAACATCCAGCCACTAGCAACCTGCTGTTCATGAATAGATTCCAGATTTGGTTGTTTAGTTACTGTAAGGCTACAGCCATCCTCCAACAGCTCCAAACAACTGGCATGTATTtccatgttgttgtgtttctgtagtGTGTTTCAGAAGGTTCAAGGTCGTtgcacacattttacatttggcAACAGTGTTCttgtcttattttcagctgctgaACGTACGCATTTCCATCTTTTAAGCTGGCCTTGCTGCTTGTGATTGGATTTGTGGATTTCAAATCAGTAGTGCGCGAGCGGTAACTGTAATATTATTACTGACATTTTATCGGAAATTTGTTACACCAGCAGCGCCTATACTGTATGATCAATTCTGCAACACAAgattcttcattttctctctgcagttaTGACAAAGCAAAAAATTTTACCTACTTgaagaaaaataagtttaaGAAGCAACcaatgagttaaataaaaacagaaatgtacatGTTACCACTGAAAAAGCAATGTGTTGTCTTTCCCAAAAGAATTTGatctgcaaacaaaaaacaggtaGTTCTGTCTAACTTGAGGACACTGACCGGACATATGGCTGTTGGTGGACAAACATTGACTATTACGCAACCTGTGACCTCTCATTTACAGGAcagtctctgtctttctttttaccAGGCCACCCTATgaagcagcacagcacacacacacacacaaacctggtTGGCCATTGGCCTGCAGGGCTGTGCAGGGCAGGAAGGGAATCATTCACTGTAAACTGAACAAGGACTGGCTTCCTCTGGGAGTCCCCTAGCCTGACAGCAGCCAAGATCTCTGCAACACAAACCACTctagcaaacacacacacactcactcagatcAACGCATACACACCCTGGAACTGGGACACATTCTCTCATCTGttactcctctctctttcctcaatTCCGTCTTTCTTTACTCTGCCTTTCTGCCCGTCTCTCAATTTCCAGCCTCCTTCAACCCCCGTCTCTGTCTTATTGCTTTC encodes the following:
- the LOC104917779 gene encoding putative fibroblast growth factor 1 isoform X1, whose protein sequence is MKAALSFPSCFFFSCLRHSPGDTTCERSGSSLSLQTQELYSASSKPQPLCRMSEGNVTVMPFGPSSLDLSRQEQRTLTRLYSQNGGYHLRILLDGTVNGGRQENDPYDILRIKAVSVGVVVIKGEMTGRYLAMNKKGRLYGSQALNDECYFLEKYEENHYNTYCSQKYNWYVGLKRNGQPKAGPDTHQGQKAVFFLPRPAGNM
- the LOC104917779 gene encoding putative fibroblast growth factor 1 isoform X2, encoding MLAHQGNCHVTFSQTQELYSASSKPQPLCRMSEGNVTVMPFGPSSLDLSRQEQRTLTRLYSQNGGYHLRILLDGTVNGGRQENDPYDILRIKAVSVGVVVIKGEMTGRYLAMNKKGRLYGSQALNDECYFLEKYEENHYNTYCSQKYNWYVGLKRNGQPKAGPDTHQGQKAVFFLPRPAGNM
- the LOC104917779 gene encoding putative fibroblast growth factor 1 isoform X3; amino-acid sequence: MSEGNVTVMPFGPSSLDLSRQEQRTLTRLYSQNGGYHLRILLDGTVNGGRQENDPYDILRIKAVSVGVVVIKGEMTGRYLAMNKKGRLYGSQALNDECYFLEKYEENHYNTYCSQKYNWYVGLKRNGQPKAGPDTHQGQKAVFFLPRPAGNM